The sequence GCAATCCTACTAGGTATTACAGCAGACAATATTCCGACCCAATATGCATGGACACGCCAGATGAATGAAGGCGGAGTATGGTTCCCCGTACTCTCTGATTTTTGGCCTCACGGCAAAGTTGCACAATTATATGGAGTTCTTAGAACTGACGGAACCACTGAGCGTGCAATTTTCATAATAGATAAAAAAGGAATCATCCGCTACATTGATGTTCACGACATAAATACCCGTCCTGATTTAGGCGAAATTATCCGTTCACTCAGAAAAATTAATAAATAAAAAGTCTTGATAAAATCACGATGCAAACTATTAATTGATTTAAACTAGCCGGACTAAAGATGGTAAAAACAGGCAGAAAAACATCATGATTTTAGACAATCTGAAACAGTTTTCAATATATAACTTCGGACCTGCATGGGAAAAAGCTTTTGAGTTTCTCCGTGAGCTCGATATTTCTATTGAACCGGGCAGATGTGTGATCGACGGAGAGAAAGTCTTTGCACAGGTAAGTGAATACCATACCAAGCTTCAAGACGAAGGACGCTTTGAGGCTCACCGCAAATATGTGGATATTCAATTTCTGCTTTCCGGACGGGAAATCCTTGGCTGGGCCGACTTACCAAGTCTGGAGACGGAAATTATTTATGATCCTGAGCGTGACGTGGAATTTTTGAAACCGCTCCCCGTAACACCTAGCCTGTCCAGGCTTGTTCCGGGAATGTTCATGGCCTTTTTCCCGGAAGACGGACATATGCCGGGACTCGCCGTTGGCAATAAACCGGAAGCTGTGAAAAAAGTTGTCGTTAAAATAGCTGTGAGTGCGCTTGTATCTTAGGTTATTAATAAACATTCAAATAACCACTTTTACTATTTAAGGTGAGCACGATGAACAAAGACTGGAAATATTATCTGGGAATTATTCTTATCAGTTACAGCTTTCT is a genomic window of Maridesulfovibrio ferrireducens containing:
- a CDS encoding YhcH/YjgK/YiaL family protein, translated to MILDNLKQFSIYNFGPAWEKAFEFLRELDISIEPGRCVIDGEKVFAQVSEYHTKLQDEGRFEAHRKYVDIQFLLSGREILGWADLPSLETEIIYDPERDVEFLKPLPVTPSLSRLVPGMFMAFFPEDGHMPGLAVGNKPEAVKKVVVKIAVSALVS